Sequence from the Castanea sativa cultivar Marrone di Chiusa Pesio chromosome 12, ASM4071231v1 genome:
tctAGGAGATATACAAAATCCAAGAGGTTCTCTCCAATAAGAAAAGAACTTTTTGGCCAAAGCACGGATGTCAACCCCACATTACTATAAATAcctcaaaaccctcataaatcaaggtacgcataatttaccCTAGCTTTGGCATTCTAGAGTTGTGaacaagagatttctctaacttgaccgtcaaAGGGTATTTGGCCGGCATCACACCGATACTCTtcttaaggtcttcagcttttATGTTGTATAGGTTCTCTATCAAGAGCACGTGAGGACCATGtgacttactgacgattttcgacATCATCATCTTGAATCCACAATATCTAGTGGGCTCTGAAAAGTTGGTCATCTGAGTCAGAGAGTGCCAGTGCTCTCATCTTGAACTTGTTGGACGAGGAAGCCATGTTGGCTTAGAGGAATCTTAAGAAATGAGTCGGGAGAAAGAAGTTCAAGGAAACAAGACACCTAATGCACCATGGAGTGAGGAGGAACTCGAAGAAATGGGTTTGTGAAATCCATGAGCCTAATAAGAAGACAAGGGTTTGGCTTAGGACATTCCCACCGCATAAATGACAGGGCATGCACATAATGTGGTAGTAATTGCACTCCGTGGCCAATATGAGTCTCAATTTCGTAAACACAATGCAGTCACTGCCACTTCCAGTGTCAGCAAAGGAGAAGGATATTTAGTAGGCAACAACGAAGGCAACTGAGGTGTTTCGGCTTGTAGAGTCGAACAAGGTATCCGAGAATGAATTAAGATCAATACAAAAATGTAATGTTGGCCATGACGGCGGCGAAGACAGAGGCAaaaggtgattttttttataggtgcTTTACAATTTCTTGCACTACGTTACCTCCCGTCCAAGTGGAATATCTATGTGACCACTTGATGCAGGACAACCTAGGCTTCCCACATTGAAGTTGAAATATGCATCTATCTTTGGTGACATTaatatatacatgtatatatatatacacacacacttacatacatacatacatacatggaTATTGAACTTTGTTTaaataagtattttattttcttaaagatttttatttataatccTTGTAGATTTCTCATGAGTGTAAAGGTTTAAAGTGGCTAACTCTTTAACTAGCACCATAAACCATATCCCACCAAATAATGAATGGTTTGATTCAAacaaactctttaaaaaaaagtgtttttaaaaggttttaataaagaaaaatgttatatccataacacttttacaacaaattttaagccGTACAttatgtaacgacccaaggaaaagcactagccacatctgcgctatatttcaaaaggactagtcacaattgaggctccttgcagttgttaataaagtccagttcaacccagtaaatacccgatgtgggactcatcacacaccaacacatatcacacaatcaatcaaattggagcatcacaatctcccccacttaaatccttaacgtcctcgttagggcccactttgtggggtagtgtctctgagcccacacggggttaccgggccggctctgataccatatataacgacccaaggaaaagcgctagccacatctgcgctatacctcaaaagtactagtcacaattgaggctccttgcagttgttaataaagcccaattcaacccagtaaatacccgatgtgggactcatcacacacccacacacatcacacaatcaatcaaattggggcatcacaatcttCCCCACTTTAATCCCTAACATCTTCGTTAGGGCCCACCTTTTGAGGTAGTGTCTCTGAGCCCACATGGGGTCACCGggttggctctgataccaaatgtaacgacccaaggaaaggCGCTAGTCACATTTGCGCTAGTCACAtttgcgctatacctcaaaaagaCTAGTTACAATTGAGGTTCCTtacagttgttaataaagcccaatttaacccagtaaatacccgatgtgggactcatcacatactcacacacatcacataatcaatcaaattggggcatcacaatctcccccacttaaatccctaacgtccgcgttagggcccactttgtggggCAATGTCTCTAAGCCCACACGGGGATAccaacctggctctgataccatatgtaacgacccaaggaaaagcgctaaccacatctgcgctatacctcaaaaggactagtcacaattgaggctccttgcagttgttaataaaaccCAGTTCAACCTAGTAAATActcgatgtgggactcatcacacacccacacacatcacacaatcaatcaaattggggcatcacaatctcctcCATTTAAATCCCTAACATCCTCGctagggcccactttgtggggtagtgtcttCGAACCCACACGGGGTTACCGGGCCGGCTCTAATACCTTATATAATGACTTAAGGaaaagtgctagccacatttgtgctatacctcaaaaggactagtcacaattgaggctccttatagttgttaataaagcccagatctacccaataaatacccgatgtgggactcatcacatacccacacacatcacacaatcaatcaaattggggtatCACAATCTCCctcacttaaatccctaacgtcctcgttagggcccactttgtggggGTAGTGTCTCTGAGCCCACATGGGGTTACTGGACCGACTCTGATACCATATATAACGACCCGAGAAAAAGCACTaaccacatctgcgctatacctcaaaaggactagtcgtAATTGAGgttccttgtagttgttaataaagctcaGATCTActcagtaaatacccgatgtggggctcatacacacccacacacatcacacaatcaatcaaattgaggTATCACACGTATTATTGACTTATACGGGTgggaaaaaagtattttaagttgtgacttcaaattaaaaccaataacagcTTACTACCTATCATTtgttgtgacaatagtggacataacatttctctttaataaatagttttttcaaaaatcttcCAAAGCTATCCCTTTTTAAAATGGACATTTCAAATGACTGTAAAAAGATAACTTTTCAAGATTATCCTTAAATAAAAACCCTCTAAATGggcatttttaattaaatcattGATGGATGCATTCTTAAAAATCAATTCCTAGATTAAGTTCTAAAAGGCCTAAAATtcgtattttcaaaaaagccATGGGTTGTTTTccctaaaataatttttccccACAGAAAACCATGTAGACATCTTCTTTATTAAATCCACTTTCAAAAAGGCTTGAAATTTAATCAtggaaaatcaaaaaataactttaaaaaggaaaaaagaaattgctCTTTCTTAGCCATCAAAATCCCTTTCTATATATACTCATGAGATAACCTTTTTCAAACCCTTTTAAAAAACtcattagattttcaaaaataagaTACTCATCTTTTTaaacaaaacctttttttttctttttttcgaaAAGAAAATACTCGTCTTTTCAAATGTAAATTGATATCCATTTTTAAGAGATGCAAGGAATATTATTACCTTTTTAAAGACATGATTTTTAAGAGGGTACAAAGTGTCCATAATTCACCTTAATTGAATTAATGGCATCCAATCAAGCAAGCATTTCCCCCCTACACTAAACATTTTGATTTGTTATGTTTTTGTACGAGAATGACACTTGGataataatctttttttcaTATCTCCTTTATTACGTTGTAGAGTAATATTCATATgctaaatatttattaaatactcACATGCTAGCTATGTATATTATTTCATGCAACGTATATTTTTACATgttacttataaatatttttacatgtTTGTTTGTACATACTCCTTGCAAATAATATCGCATGCTATATGTATGTAATATTTTACTCACATGCTATGTATATTTATTGTTTGTAcaaaaactcttaaaaaaagtCAAGTATATAAGTTACATTTTAAAATGTGATTgttgtaattaaattaaaataaggtaTAATAATTTGGATTGGCGGTGTGGGGTGCCTAATACCTCCATCACATATAACCAAATGTCAGAGTCCAAGAATCTTTGGTTTGAGACCTTTGGTTACCTTAATTAGCTTAGGAGCCCCTAGGATTGAATTTTAGTTAATTAGTGTTAGAGgggaccacaatttgactccctaTAACCACTCTAAAAACAGGCCTGTGTGACGTGATATCAAATGCCAGAAAAGATTTGAGTGTGTCTTCCTCATCACCAATTAGTTTTGAGGTGAAATGACATAGCTCATGATCCGACAAATAGTATCAGAGCcaaggtcatgggttcaagtcACAGGAGTGTCATTGTGAGGGAGAGATTGTTGAGAgaccacaatttgactccctaAAACCACTCTAAAAACAGGCCCACGTGAAGAGATGTCGAATGCCATAAAAGATTTAAGTGTGTCTTCCTCATCACCAATTGTTTTGAGGTGGAATGATATAACTCACGGTCTGACAATCAGGTGACCAATTGCACTTAGAATAAACCAATAGTTAGTGGGGactccataaaataaaataagaaaagagtCTCACCAACACACACATCATCACACGTtgccaaaagaaagaaataaatagtgttgttttttaataaaaaaatagcaacACACCCTTCCAATGCGGATGAAGTCGATAGGGGTGGTTTCCTTTCTCTTAACTACCGATCGGTGTCCATAGTTGGTTGAAattgtcccccccccccccctaaatctctcacacacacacacacacaagcataGCAAATGctaagagaaaatttaattatattctaaattagatttcaattgtgcGTTAATTTTGTGATGTGTCcacttaagtttttaaattttggtgccaacgttttgtttgttttgacagaACACTTTGTATGAAGatagtttttttgtgttttccaaTGTTTAGTAGTATcaaaaaaaatgagtcaaatgaaaactatttttgatcaataaaaaagtatgttttatttttagagattatgttccactaaatttttttggaaaaaaaatctatctcacagcaagctaaataaaggGAAGTTATgagattatttttcaactcatttaagtttgctaccaaacataggaaaataagatagttttatggaaaatactttttagaaaatgaccCATTTTGTAGACAACATTATTGCCGAAACAAACATAAcgcaagtgagttaatgagtgcaaaatactaagagtccaatattaatgaaaaaaaacaatcatatacttattcaacaaaaatttctacacattttattttatcaaaattagaataaaaatgatcataagtagtattaaactTAGACAGTTTTAACATGCATCTAATTGcgtttatttttctaataatttaattaattatgtatattttatgacaaaaaaatgTGTATACAAGAGTTATAGCTTACAAGCTAGTAAAGTGAAGTACTACGTTCATAATAttcttacaacatttttataacaaatcctaTTTGGTAAATTGCTActgaattctaatttgaagtCATTATTGAAATTACTTATTTGCTCGCCAATAATGACTTAACACTTAGGGTATGATGTAAAATTGTTGTGTACATACACATAGCATTTCTCTGTAGAGTATTAGCATTAGGTGTACCAAATGCTAAAACATgttaaatttttagcatttagcacatcAAACACCAAAATCCATACATCATCAGGTGTGTCAAAATGcaattatttttacaaatatgcTACAATACCGTTCTATTAATACAAcagtaaaaaattattctatcttatctcttctctctcctcttatatatatatatatggtttctctttctcaaacCAGACGGTCTTCCCCCTCTCCCTTCTCCCTTCTCCCTTCTCCCTTCTCCCTTCTCTCTTCAAatatctctcctctctcttgtCCCTCTCTCACCGGTACCTCTTTTTCTTTGGGTTGTGGGTTGAAGCTCACCGGTGAAGCCACTATCAGTGGCCACtagcctctctctcttctctctatttctcttattttctttttatttttatgttcttgTTTGTCTAatggtgtttgtgttttggttttgggatgggttttttgGTGCTTTTGGTGTCTCTTATGGTGGGTTTCAATGGCAGTGGTGGAGGATTTGGGGGGATTGAACAGTGATGGTAGGATGCGGGTTGATGGACTAGCaggttggtttggtttggtttggtttggtttggtttttttttaatatagttgagttttttttagattattttaatgtCGTGTAACGTTAAAACGGAACATGTAATGCAGAGTGTAgaggtggcaaaattggacacgaTCTGCGAACCTAACACGACACAACGTGAAATTAGCAAGTTATGGGTTGAAACTTAATGGGTTAGTGTCATATTCGAGCATGActgactcgtttaataaacaggttggATTAGTGTCCAATCCATGGAACCCGTTTGACCTATCTTACCtgtttaaaataaataacatttcaccaatatacccttcaaaccctaggtatatatttttatttgttattgtggtttattttctttgatatattatgattgattatttgtgatattgaaatatgcttttattttgaatgattatttgtgatgcagttactcgttagttctgaattttatattaaaaatatttctttttttgtttttcataattcagtttggttaatattattatttttttcattttgataaaatctgataaataaGTTCAACATGATTGATCCGTTTAATAATGGATCATGTTAAGGTTGAGAAATcttaacccgtttaataaacttgtcgggttagtgttgatcCATATAATCGGATACTCATGAGTTGACGCGACACAAACCGATACACAAACATGAATTGCCACTTCTAGTAGAGTGTATTGTAAATTGATCAATGGCAACTCCAAGATTTTTTTCTAGGTGGGTTAGTAGTGTCTTGAGTTAAGATTTTGTTGTGgaagagtaaaaaataaaatgattatcttttcttttttttttggtatatacAATTGTCATATTACATACAATAATCTAACATAGTATTCTAAATAGTATATAATACAACTATAATGTACAAtagtctaaaaaaattattaatagtttaaaaatagGTAAGACAACAACAATTGaatgtataaataaatataagtaaataactaatcataatatttggcaaattaataataatttattataatcatatgtaatatcaattaaataaaaatatatgataaagaagaatagtAACACATCTAAGAGTAGGCTTAGGAGTAAACgtgaaactaagaaaaaaaatagtaactaatataagatttttctttcaaagtGTATGGATATTTAACCACACACGTGGTCATTCTCTTAGAATTGGAGCAAGTACTAAAAGACTTTTTGGACTCGAAAAACTATAAACTACTTATCAAACTACTTGATTAGACATAAAGAAACCATAGAAGGGAGAAAGGAGAATGAGAAAAGAATTATAGATGTAAATATAGATTAGCCGGTTGTACAagttatgtaatttttttgctgatgaagaagaaaattacaagaaaaaacaGTTTCATTTTACCATCAACGGCAAAGTAAACTAGAGTTCAGAgtgaaagtttatttatttatttatttttaacaaatgatcAATTTTAATAGTAGTGCTACTAACATAACATTTACGCAATAAAATATTGGTAACAAGTTAttaaatgtatataaaaaattgatgtcaAGTTATGAGATTAGATAAAAAGTCAATTATAACTTGTCATTTAACCTTTATTgttaaaatgttataaaaataacaCTAGATGATCCtatttcaagtttatttcaattgagtttaaataaaatttagagtcAAGATAttcagaattttattttaagagatcaaaatagaataatatattttgGGCTAGGCCAAGGGTTTATTTGAACTTGGTCATAATACCATTCCAGaaaatgatgtgttaaaattgataaagcaAGTTTTTGTTGGGTAAATGTCATTTTGGAAGGCACGCCAGACGCGCTAGTACTCTAATAAATATtagtaataaaaagaaaatgggcGAGTAATTTCTCTCCTCGCACGGGTGCAAAACAAAAACCGAAGTTGATAATATCTTGACCATGAATCACCAGCGGTGACCGTGATAAAAGACGGACCATCCCTTGACGCTGAGTATGATACCTATACACAATCGAACATTCATTCCTTTTATAGAGTAGAGGAGAGTGGGGGCACACATGCTACTTTTTAGCGACGGCAAAACTATGCCCAATCacttttttccaaaaatccTGTGTGGGACAAATTCCCCACGTGTCATCCTACAATGCCCCACAATCCACTTGGCTTAAAAGGAAAAGGCCATATGGTACAAGTATCATCCAATCAAAATCGTTAAAACCGTCGGCATAGGGAACCCTTTATCACAGCCTGTCCACTATATCACGCTCTGTGTTCCtgattaaaaaatcataaaattgtatccaaaaaataaaaatcataaaattcatAACGCCTATATATATGTCCAACACTCCCTCTTCTTACTCCTTCAACAAACACCAACATCAGCACAACCCTTTGCTTACTCATATCTTACTACTTCAATACAATCTAACTAAAAGTACTGAGTTTTCTTCTCATAAAAAGAAAGTACTAAGTTTGATAAAAagagcatctttttttttttttcctatcaaaaagagtcttttttttttttttttttttagtgtaatcCATTACTATAAATTAAGCACTTTTGAGATTTAGCTTTGTTTTAGACATGAATCATATAAGACATTCCTCAGCTCCACAATATCTAACACAGTTTGATATTAGGTCCTTGAAGTTGGAGAGTGGTAGTGCTAGCATGATGAACTTGTCGGAAGACGAAATCATGTTGGCTTCTAATAATCCTAAGAAACGAGATGGGAGAAAAAAGTTCAAAGAGACAAGGCACCCAGTGTATCGTGGAGTTAGGAGGAAGAACTCACAGAAATGGGTTTGTGAAGTGCGTGAGCCCAATAAGAAGTCTAGAATTTGGCTTGGGACTTTCCCCACTGCAGAAATGGCAGCGCGTGCACATGATGTGGCTGTCATTGCACTTCGCGGCCGATCTGCATGCCTCAATTTCGCCGACTCGACATGGAAGCTGCCAGTTCCAGTGTCGACAGCGGCAAAGGATATTCAGCGGGCAGCAGCGGAGGCAGCTGAATTATTTCGACCAGCAGAGTTGTATGAGGTTTCTAGGGATGTATTGAGTCAAGGGTTAGAaaatgcaacaacaacaactacaaTGGCAACAACATTAGAGGCGGCTGAGACAAAGGCAGAAGACGTGTTTTTTATGGATAATGAGGCAGTTTTCGACATGCCAGGGTTGTTGACAGATATGGCAGAAGGGATGTTGTTGTCTCCACCTCATTGTTACAATGAAGATGACATGGAAACTAATAGTAACATGGCATTATGGAGTTACTCAATTtgattgaaatattaataatttatagcTTAATAATATTGAGCTTAATTTAGTgccttctcaaaaataaaaagaaaaggagaagaagCTTAATTTAGCATATAGAACGGTTGCGTATTAggaatagaatttttattttccatgcTTATTGTTTTTGGTTAAGTGTGGTGTTATAGGGAGGGGGAAGTCCTGCAAGGGAAAATCATACTTTGGGCAAATGCCATGCACGAGTATGAATAGTGTTGGTAGGGTCACCGTGTCCCAGAAAGTATGATTAGTGTTGAATTATATTCCGTTTTCCATAATGTATGGTATAAGGtatatttttgcaaaataagtTTGTACTTTAATATTTAGTCTACCCATTTGGGGCATTTACATAAATCTAAGAAGGAAAGTTACTCagcgtcttcttcttcttttttaaataataataataataatctttcttccaaatttctaagaaaaaataaaaaaattaaaaccaaacaTTTATGTCTTGCATAAAAGTTCAGCTGAGGAGGGAAGTCATCGAGCATGGAGTTTGCATTCAACATCATTCTTCCTGATTACTAAAAGATTTTATATctatcaaaaagaaataaataaataaaagattttataaacaaaacattaaaaataacgACACATTCAATATGGTAACAAGGCTAGTATCAATGTTTCAGCTAtacctataaatatatatatatatatatatatgtacatattttCATAAGTAATTGATcttttattgaaaaacaaatgaaCATCGTGTTCATGATGATAAACACTTTGGACATGAAGAAACTACAAAAAGCTCAAGAGCTATAGCTAAAGAGCTAACAGATTGTAGAAAGCAAAAATTGAAATACATTGTGTAAGACCCCAAATACGAGCCCACTGAAATAAAGTACCAAAATGAAGATTCTTTAAAAGATCTAGAtctctcattatcttcaaaaatgCAATTATTACTTTCCTACCAAACAAACCACAGTAGACAAACTGGTATCATATTCCAGATAGTTGACAGGTGCTTTCCAAACCAATTCTcccaagcaaaaagaaaagataactGTCCTCGGCATTACCCAATGGACTCCAATCACATGAAAAACTTCACACCATATTGACACATGCAACACCAATTAACAAGGGACTGGCCTCTTTTAACAAGATTATCAATGGTAAGTATCCCCTTAATTAAAAGGTTTAAAATCTAGAATCTACTATAATGGGTGTACCTTGATCAGAGGTAATACAAATTCAGTTTGGCAGATGCTCATAAATAAGTTTGCCCAACAGCAATACgtgaaattaatgaaaataagttTGCTCAACAGCAATACGATAAATTAATGAGTCAATCGTACACAATATACAGAAGCCAATGAATTTTGCCTTCCTTTTTTcagattttgtgtttt
This genomic interval carries:
- the LOC142620879 gene encoding dehydration-responsive element-binding protein 1E-like, which encodes MNHIRHSSAPQYLTQFDIRSLKLESGSASMMNLSEDEIMLASNNPKKRDGRKKFKETRHPVYRGVRRKNSQKWVCEVREPNKKSRIWLGTFPTAEMAARAHDVAVIALRGRSACLNFADSTWKLPVPVSTAAKDIQRAAAEAAELFRPAELYEVSRDVLSQGLENATTTTTMATTLEAAETKAEDVFFMDNEAVFDMPGLLTDMAEGMLLSPPHCYNEDDMETNSNMALWSYSI